CGCTGATCGGCCAGGCTGTCGCCATTGAACCACTCAATGCCGATTACCAATACAATTTCGGATTGATCCTTGCGAGCGCCGGACGGCTGGACGAAGCCGCCTCGCATTTGCAGAAAGCACTTGTTCTCAATCCAAAATACGCCGCGGCACATTTCGAGCTTGGGCGCCTGCATGCACAGGGAGCACGCTGGCCAGAAGCCGCCGCAAGCTTCCGGCAGGCGCTGACCTTGAAGCCGAACGATGCTGCAACCCTCAACAATCTCGGCATGGTGCTGCGGGAACAAGGACAACTTGCCGAAGCCACGACACTATGGCAGCGCGCCATCTCGGCAGCCTCGTCATATCCGCTCGCGCACATGAATCTCGGCCTCGCCTATCAGGCACAGGGAAAGGCCGACGACGCCATCGCCAGCCTCAATCGCGCGCTCGAACTTGCGCCCGGCAATGCCGAGGTGACACACAACCTTGCCGTTGCATTGCTGAATCATGGCCAGCACGAGCAGGCGTTGCAGACCATCATGCGCAGCCTCGACAAATCAGCAAGCGCTGAACTGCGCGCCCTGTTCGTCACCTGCCTCACCACGATGCCGCGTGTTCCAGCGGAGGATCGTATCCGCAATCTCGCGGCACGCGCGCTCGTCGAGGGATGGTCACGCCCCGATCAGCTTGCGTCCATCGCCACTACCATTCTGAAAAACAATCCGATTATGTCCAGAGCCGTTGCGCTGGTGAACCAGCATTGGCCGCGACCGGTGCCGGTGCAAGAGATGCTCGGCCCGGGCGGCCTTGCGGTCATCGCACAGGACGAGCTTCTGGCCGCCCTCCTTCAGTCCGCGCCGGTCGCCGATATCGAACTGGAGCGTGTCCTGGCGGGACTGCGCTTCGCGTTGCTGGCGGACGCGCGCCAGAGCGATGGCATTGCAAGCGCCGAAAAGGTCGTGCGCCTGTCGGCTGCATTGGCGCAGCAATGCTTCCTCAATGGCTATGTCTGGGTGCAGTCGGAGGATGAAGCCAACCACGTGCGCGAGTTGCAAAAAGCGGTCACGGCGGCACTCGAAAATAAACAACCGGTCGCGCCGCAGTGGCTGACATCGATTGCCGCTTATGTCCCGCTTCATGCGTTGCCGATCGCCGGGCAATTGTCGAAACAAACTGTAGGCGAGCCGCTGACACTGCTGCTGGATCGGCAGATCAAGGAACCGGCGGAGGAAGCGGCTCTGCGTCCGTCGATCCAGATCATCGCCAAGCCCAGCGATACCAAAACAAGCGATGCACCGGACGATACGCCAGCGCCCCGCTGGACAGCGGTGACGCCGCAACGACCCATATCCGTCGAAGCGTATCTCCGACGCGGGTTTCCGGACGCGGATGTCCGGACGTCCGACAAAAACGAACCGTTTGATATTCTCATCGCCGATTGCGGCACCGGGCAATCGGCGATCGAGATGGCCGCCCGTCATGCCGGATCGAATATGCTGGCGATTGATCCGAACGCAGCCAATCTGGCTTATGCAGCCCGTCAGGCTCGGCGGTTGGGTCAATCAGCGATCGGTTTCGCGGTTTGTGACGATCTCAGTTCGGTCAAGCAAAGCTTCGATGTGATCGATGCCACTGGCGCGATGAGCAAAGCTGCAAATGCTGAACAGACGCTTGTAATGCTCACATCTCTGCTGCGGACCGGCGGCTTCATGCGTGTCGGCATTCAGGGCGAAAATCTGCGCCGGGCGATCAAAAGCGGTCAGGATTTTGTCCGCAGCGGCAATTATCAATCCGACCAAGACGGCATTCGTCTGCTGCGGCAAAATATTCTGAAATTATCGGAAGGGCATCCCGCCCGCATTCTGTCGCAGCGCGTGGAATTCTATACCACGGCGACATGCCGCGACCTTCTTTTCCGCCTTCAGGAGCCGACAGTGACGCTTGCGAATGCCGCAATGCTGCTGACGAAGGCCGGGCTTGCCGTCATCGGCTTCGATATCGATACGCGTATCGGCGATCGATACCGCGCTCGCTTTCCGCAAGATCCCCGCATGACCAACTTTGCCAATTGGCAATCGCTGGAAAGCGGAGAACCGGACATGGCGGCGATGAGCTACAATGTGTGGGTGCAGAAGATCTCCAGTTGAGAACTACGGAACCCACCAGCTAGAATGGTCAAATATTTTCAGGAAGTTTTGTTGCCGATCCATTGAATGTAATTTATAGGTTACATATATGGCTGACACAGCCTTTGATGTCCGGGTAACCGAGGAATACAGAAAATGGTATGCGGGGATACGCGACATTGAAGCTAGGGCGCGTATCCGGACGAGACTTCGCCGATTGTCGTTAGGCAATCCCGGCCAAACGAGGCCGGTTGGCGAGGGCGTGAGCGAACTCAAGATTGATTACGGCCCCGGCTATCGGATCTACTACGTAAAGCGCGGCAAAGTGATCTATCTTCTGCTCTTCGGTGGCACCAAGAAAACACAGCAAAATGACATTCGAACCGCGCTGGAACTGGCGAGACTATTGAAAGAATAAAACCATGGCATTGAAAACATATCCTTGGGACCCCGTCGACGAACTCACATCTGAAAAAGAGATTCAGGCTTATCTGGCAGCCGCCTTAGAGGATGGCGATCCTGCTCTCGTCGTTGCGGTGATCGGCGACATTGCAAGAGCGCGCGGCATGGGCAAGGTGGCCAAGGACGTCGGCGTGTCGCGCGAGGCTCTCTACAAATCGTTGAGCCCGTCAGGCAATCCAGGCTTCATTACGATGATGAAAGTTGCAGAAGCGGTCGGACTTAAGTTTACAGTGCAGCCTGCCAAACGCCGACGGCGTTCCACGCCGGCTCTTCGCGCAAAAAAAACAACAGCTCCCAAACGACGGCGGCTGAAGGCTGGCTAGTGTCCTGAAACCGAAGTTCGCATGATTATGCCGCCCCTCTTTTGCGAACTTCGGATTCAGGACACTCGCAACATATTGATTTTAGTGTGGTTAGGATCGGAAGTCCGCTTGGCGAGGGTGCAGCAACAATGAAGCGGATTTCCGATCCACCACACTAGTCGCCTCACTTAACACCCTGTTAAGTGAAACTGCCGACACTGCCCCGAAACGGCACAACCATGCCGCGGTTCAGCGTGTCGGGAGATTTCATGTCCGAGTGCATCCTTGTCGTCGATGACGATCCGGTTCAGCGTCGCCTGCTCGAGAATATGGTGCGCAAGTTCGGTTACGACGCGATCGTTGCCGAAGGTGGCGAGGAAGCGGCCCGCATTCTGAATGGCGACACGCGCGTCGATGGCATGATCCTCGATCTCGTGATGCCCGATCTCGACGGCCTTGGCCTGCTCGCGCGCATGCGCAGCGAGGGCATTTCGATCCCGGTGATCGTGCAGACCGCGCATGGCGGCATCGACAACGTGATCTCGGCGATGCGCGCAGGCGCCGCCGATTTCGTGGTCAAGCCGGCGAGCCCCGAACGCCTGCAGGTCTCCTTGAAGAACGCGCTCAACACCAGCGCCCTCGCCGGCGAATTGCAGCGCATCAAGCGCAGCCAATCCGGCACGTTGAGCTTCCGCGATATCGTCACGCGCAGCCCGGCGATGAGCGCGGTGATCAATCAGGCGCAGAAGGCGGCAACGTCGACGATCCCGGTTCTGATCGAGGGCGAATCCGGCGTCGGCAAGGAACTGATCGCGCGCGCCATCCACGGCAGCGGCGATCGCCGGGCCAAGCCATTCGTTGCGGTCAATTGCGGCGCGATCCCCGACAATCTTGTCGAGTCGATCCTGTTCGGTCATGAGCGGGGCGCCTTCACCGGCGCCACCGAAAAGCATGTCGGCAAATTCGCCGAAGCGAATGGCGGCACATTGTTTCTCGATGAAGTCGGAGAATTGCCGCCGGCCGCGCAGGTGAAATTGCTGCGCGCGTTGCAAGAGGGAGAGATCGAACCTGTCGGTGCGCGGCGAAGCTTGCCGGTCGATGTCCGGGTGATCTCGGCGACCAACCGCAATCTCCTGGCCGATGTGAGGTCCGGCCGTTTCCGCGAAGATCTTTTCTACCGGCTGCACGTCTTCCCGATTTCCGTTCCGCCACTGCGCCAGCACGCCGAAGACATCCCGGATCTGGTCCGCCATTTCCTGGCGCGGTTCTGCGCTGAGGAAGGAAAGACCATCAAGACGGTCACCGGGGACGCCATGGCGTTGCTGAGGGGGTTACGGTGGCCCGGTAACGTTCGCCAGCTCGAAAATGCAGTGTTCCGCGCGGTGGTATTAGCGGATGGCGACGAGATCGGATTGCACGAATTTCCGCAGCTTGCCGGCCGCGATGCCGATAGCGGCTCATCCGCATCGCTGGTTCCGGCCGACGCTCATCAGCACGCCGCCGAGGACCTCGTGATCGAAGCCCTGCCGGCCTTCCATCCCGATCACCTCCCCTTGCTTCAAGGCGAGCATTTGCGGCCGCTCGACGAGCTCGAAGCCGATATCATCCGCTATGCCATCGCCCATTACCGTGGGCAGATGTCCGAGGTCGCGCGCCGCCTGCGAATCGGGCGATCGACGCTGTACCGCAAACTCGAAGGGCTCGGCCTGTCGGACCCGGAAAAGCCGAAAAGTCCCGATCCAGTGGCCGCCGAGTAACATTTCCGGCGATAACGCATTGAGGCCTTGCGTTATTGCCGCAGCGACATTGCCTCACGACAAATTTTCGCGTCTGTTGCGGCACGTTCGGCTATGCTGCCTACATGCAACGAATCCTTTCTTTTCCGGGACTTGGCTGAGGAGAATGTAATGCGCGGCCCCTTACTCGACCGCATTCTGGCGAGCACCGCGCTCGCTCTCGTTCTGGGAATGTCCGTCCCCGCATTGTCGCAATCGGTCGATCCGGAAGAGACGGCCCGCGTCGAGTCGCGCATTCCGGTGCCGGACACAACGCTCCCCCCGCCACCCGATGCGACCGACGTGATGTCGCCGATGCCGGCGAATACCGGGACGGTGGATGCGGCACCCGCCGCCGAAACCTCGTCAGAGCCCGCGAATCAGGCAGCCACACCAGCGCCGGTGGCCGAACCGGCTGCGCCATCGACAGCGACCGCTCCGGCCGCAACACCGGCGGCTCCGACAGCTTCAGCCCCGGAAGCCGCACCGGCCAAGACCGCAGATGTCGACCCGGCCTTCGCTGACAAGCTGCGTGATCTGCTCACCGCCAAGACCGCGAGCCGTTACTTCGCGCGCCCGGCCGAACGCGCCGCCGCCGAAGCCTTCTACAAGGACCGCAACTACGCGCCGATCTGGACCGACGGCCAGGCACCGTCAGCCCGCGGCGCGGCCGCCATATCCTATCTGCAGAATGTCGATGCGGATGGCATGGAGCCGGCGGATTACCCGACGCCGGATTTCAAGACCGGCGATAGCGATGCATTGGCGGAAGCCGAATTGCGGCTGACCGGCGAAGTGCTGGAATATGCGCGTCACGCCGCGATCGGCCGCGTGCATTATTCGCGCATCAGCAACGACATCGGCTTCGAGCTCAATACGCCGGAGCCGGCGGATGTGCTGGCCAAGATCGCCGGCACCGACAATCTTAGTCAGGCGCTGGATTCGTATCAGCCGCAACATCCGCAATACAAGGCGCTGAAGGCGAAGCTCGCCGAAGCGCGCGGCAAGGCTGCAGCGCCGGCGGAAGAGATTGTGCGCATTCCCGAAGGCGGCAAGTTCAAGGTCGGCGCGGAAGACCCGCGCGTGCCGCTGCTGCGCAAGCGCCTGAAGATGAGCGACGACGAGACCAGCCTTGTCTATGACAAGGACGTCGTCGACGCGGTGAAGAAGTTCCAGCAGGGCGCCGGTCTCAGCACCGACGGCATTGCCGGTCCCGCCACGCTTCGCGCATTGAACGGCGTCCAGAAGCGCGAGCGCACCGCCGACATCATCGCCGCCAATATGGAACGGTGGCGTTGGATGCCGCATGATCTCGGCAAGAATTACGTGATGCTCAATATCCCTGAATATCGCGTGCGTCTGTTCAAGGATCAAAAGCTCTATTGGGACACCAAAGTCGTTGTCGGCAAGCCAACCCAGGCGACACCGCTCATGACCGGTTCGATGAGGTTCATCACCGTCAATCCGACCTGGAACGTGCCGCCATCAATCATTGCCAAGGAATATCTACCGGCCGTGCGTCAGGACCCGACCGTGCTCGATCGCATGGGCCTTCGCATGGAGCAGAACCGCGACGGCACCGTGCGCATCTATCAGCCGCCGGGTGACCGCAACGCCCTCGGCCGCATTCGCTTCAACTTCCCGAACAAGTTCCTGGTCTATCAACACGATACGCCGGACAAACATCTGTTCGCGCATGAGCGGCGCGCCTACAGCCATGGCTGCATGCGTGTCGAGAACCCGCTGATGTATGGCGAGAAGCTGCTGTCGATCGTGGCGCCAAACGAGAAATACACCGCGGAAAAACTGCGCTCGATGTATGGCCCGTCGGAAATCAACATCAACTTCCCGACGCAATTGCCGGTCCACCTGACCTATCAGACCGCGTTCGTGGACGATGCCGGCAACCTGCAGATCCGCGACGATATCTACAATCTCGACAAGCGTTACCTTGCGATCGTCCGCGGTGACGAGCGCCGGGTGGCCGATATCGCGACACCACGCGCTCCGACCGGGACCAATATCAGCCAGGACCAGCTCCGCTTCGAGGGCGTCCGCGAAGCCCGCGAGATGAGCCCGTTTGCCGACTGGTTCCAGTCCCGCCAGGCGTCCAATAACCCGAATGACCGCCGCCGCGGGGCGCAGATGAACGGACCACAGGACTTCTTCAGCCGATTGTTCCGCTAGGGCGGCGCTCACCCGTTAGGCCACTGACCGACCCTTTTCAGGCGCCGTCCGTTAACCCTGCCGGTTGACGGACGGCCTTTGCCGTTGGGAAGAGGCCATTTTTTGCCATACTCTGTCCCTATCACGAATGCTTGAATTCGTCGGGGGACACTAATCTCACGTTAACTCCACTCGGTAACACTGCGTTCACCATGGCCGCGGGGGTCTCGCGGCGTCAGCGTTCATTCTTTGTCATTTCAGTAGGATCGTTCGTGCCAGTCGGTAACGCGCGCAAGGCCAGAGTTCTGACCGCCATCCGCGTCTCACAGCGCCTTGCGCTCGCCTCAGCCCTCACGATCATCAGCGCCAACAACCTGAACACCGCCGTCGCCAATGGCGATACCCGCACCATCACGATGCACCATACGCATCGCGGCGACGACATCACCGTCACTTTCAAGCGCAATGGCCGCTATGACGACGAGGCGCTGAAAAAGCTCAATTACTTCCTGCGCGACTGGCGCACTGATGACGTCACCACTATGGATCCGCAATTGTTCGATGCGGTCTGGGAAGTGGCGCGCGAATTCGGTCCCGACAAGCAGATCAACATCATCTCGTCCTATCGCTCGCCGCGCACCAACGAGATGCTGCGCGGCCGTTCGGCTTCGAGCGGCGTCGCCCGCCATAGCCTGCATATGCAGGGCAAGGCGATGGACTTCTTCATCCCCGGCGTGCCGCTGGACAAGATCCGCGAAGCGGGACTGCGCCTGCAGCGCGGCGGCGTCGGCTTCTATCCGACCTCGGGCTCGCCCTTCGTGCACATGGATGTCGGCAATGTCCGCCATTGGCCGCGCATGACCCGCGATCAGCTCGTCCGCGTCTTCCCCAATGGCCGCACCGTGCATCTGCCCACCGACGGCAAGCCGCTGGCCGGCTTCGCGTTGGCCCAGGCCGATATCGAAAGGCGCGCCTCCTCGCCCTCGGCTTATGAAGCGGCCCGCATCGCCAGCGCCGATTCCAAGAAACCCAACACCCTCACCCGCCTGTTCAGCAGCTTGGGCAAGAAGGAGCCGGCCGATGGTACGCCTGCCGCGGCTGCAAAGCCGACGCAGATCGCAGCCGCGGGCACTCGTGACAATCTCTTTGCCGGCATGGACACGGCGGCGCCATTGCCTGCTCCGGCCCCGGTTGGCGTAGCCGCGTCAGCCCCGGTGCCGATGCCGAAATCGCGCCCGGCTGCCGCTGACCGCCGGATGGTCGCCGCGGCACATCCTGTTGCCGAACCGGCCGAGGTCTCCGGCACCTATACGCTGGCCGCCGCCAGCACACCGAACGACATCATCCTGTCGCGCGGTTATTGGCATGGTCTGCCGGAAACCCCGGATGAGAATTCCGCTCTCCGTCGCCGTGGCCCTGAATTGGCTTCCGCCGATCACTCCACCGGCAGCATTGGGCCCTTCGCAGCGCCTCCCGGCTATGGCGAAGGCAAACTCCGCCATGCGTCGCTGTCTTACGCCAGCCAGACCGAACCGGAGATGGAGCCAGCACCGCAACGCGCCAAATCGGCTGCCATCCCGCGTGCAGCCGCCATTGCCGCGAATACCACGATCGCCTCGAAGGCCGGCCCCAATGCTCCGACCGAAGTGCAATCCGCTCCGGCCATGGTGACCGATGCCCGGGAGATCGAACAGCGCCGCTGGGATGGTCCCTGGATGCGGGCGCTGATCATGACGCCAAGTGTCGAGCACTTCATGAACACGACACTCTATGGCAGCCAGGATTTCCTCAGCCTGCGGCCAATGCTGCAGAAGCCAACCGAAATGGTGCTGATGGCCTTTGCACCGGAGCCCAATTCCAATCTGACACATGTTCGCTTCGAAGGCCGGGCGATCGAATTCATCGCCACCGCGACCTTCACGCCGCGCACGACGGCCTTCCGCTAACTTTCAGCCTGCGCTCACCTTCGCCGGCGTATCGCTACGCTGGCGCGTGGTGCTGCCTCAACCGAAACGCGAGCGCGATGTTGACTGCGCCGAACAGGACCGCGAACCAGGCAATCAACCAGACCAACGCCAACGCCCCCGCGCCCGGCTGAACGATCAGGATCAGACCAAAGGCGACCGACAGAAGACCGGCGAGGATCAGCAACCACTCACCCTCGATTTCCTTGCGCAGCTTGACGGCCCCCCAAATCTCCATGACGCCTGTGACGATCGCCCAGGCTGCGACGAACATCAGAAGAATGACCGCCGTTATTCCCGGCCAGGCGAAGGTCAGGATGCCGGCAGCGATGCCGGCAATCCCGACGATGCCCAGCCACCAGCGGGGGCCAACCGTCATTGAGGTCATTGAGGGCAACCGCCCTGAAAGGGCAGCCCACAGAGCGAGGACGCCATCAACCAGGGCATAAGCGCCCCAGAACAGAACGAGGGTAAGAAGGGTGATGCCCGGCCAGAAGAAGGCCAGGACACCGAAAACGATGGCGGCGATTCCGCGCAGCAGCAGAAGCCACCAATTGTCGGCCAAAGCGCGTAGCATCAAAACGTTGTTCAGCGGCGAGGCCGGCCCGGTTGGAGCGTGCATGCTGGTCATTGCTGACCTCCTTGGACAGATTGCCAAAGAATTTAACGGCGCGTGTTCGAAAAAAGTTCCCGTCCCGGGCGGCCCACTCAGGACCCGGTTCATCCGGCGCAGCCGCTTTGGGCCCCCCTGGGGGCCAGTCTTGCTGCCCGGTTTCCGTGTGTCAGGCGGTCGCGGCGGCGGCCTGTTCAATCAAGTGAATTGAGCTTTGCTCGGGCTGCCGTCGTAAGGCGATCGCGCCTTTGGGCAGAGCGAAGATAAGGGTTAAAGCGTACGGGCGTCTCAAGTCCTTGGTGGCGCGTCTCCGCGATCGAACACCGGCAGCTTGTTCGTGTTGTCCTTCTTTCCGATCGGAGTTTCCTCAGCGCCTTTGCGCGTCGACTCGGTATAGGAATCGAGACCGTCGAGTGTCTCGTTCGCCTGGCTTCCGCTATCGTGTTTTTTCGGCTCCACTCGTCCTGCCATTTTTTGCCTCCTATTTCTTTTCCTTTCTGTTTCGAAGTGCAGCTGCTCTCCACTGGATGAGCCTCCGTATTCGTCCGTTCAAACCTCACTGACGCTTGAAGTTCCAGGACCTGCGGACGCGCGCGCTGTGGGAAAATTGCTGTTGAGCTGCAACTTTCACGTGGTTCGTCGGTTTCTTCACTGTCGCACACGCTGGCGACAATCCCTCCCCCCTCCCCCCTGTTCGCCAGTGCGCTGTGACCCACACGCGTCCGGGTCAGGCTGCATGCCGGGCGCGTGCGGCTTGCTCGCGCAATACCTTCGACGTTGGTGAGGCGCGAGGCCCGTCGCACGTTTTGAGAGGACCAATCGCTTCCGCTTGAAACGAAAGGCCACCCCGGAAGAAGAAATATCTTCCACTGGACGAAAGTCCGCCGCACCCTGTCGATGCGGCGGCATTCACATCGTTTAATCAAGGATATGGACGACGCGCCGGCTATCCGGCTCGACGAAGTAGACTCGGTCACCCGAATAGACATACCGATACTTCGAGGCCGAAGGTCCCCAGTCGGCCGGTGCAGAGCGAATTTCAACATCTTCCGGGAGAGTTGTGCCGACAGTGACTTGTTCACGGAAAGTGACGGGGCGCTCGCGCTTCACGTACTCCCTAACGATGGTGCGCTGTTCGGGCGAAAAATCGATACCGGCACCGACAGGGCCTACGCCGACGCCAACCGTCTGTGCATTGGCGAGCGGCGCTGCAACGATGGCTATTGCTGCAACGCCGGCGAGCAGAATGGATTTCATCTGGTTTTCTCCCTGTTGCGTATGATTGTCCGGTCATGAAACGTGGAGCCAAGGCCAGCGTTCCAGATGGCTATGCGTTGCAGCAGATAGTCGACGTCTGATTTCAGAGGCGGCTCGAGTGCCCGTCTGTTTCGCGTTGCCGCAATGCGCTCACTCGCGCCAGGGCCCAATCCCGACAAGCAACGCGCGGCAACAGCAATTCGGCACGCGACAAGCATGGTCCGAGCCGCGGCCCATACTTCTTTGAAGATTTTGGATATCGCGGCTAGTTGAGGCCGTTACCCCTCGCTCGGAACCGGTTCCCTCATGACAGCGTTGGCTATCACCATGAGCGACGCAGTGTTGCAGTTTCTGGAGTTACTTCGCTCTGGCGAGGGTGTCGCTGAGCAGGCCCAACGCATTTTGGCTTCCTACCGGTGTCAGGAGGCGGATATGTCAAAAGTTAAACTGGTAAAGCGTGTCCGCGGAATGCTTTCCAACGGTACCGCTACGGAGCTGCGCAGACGAGCGAAGGACGCTCGACGCAGGGCCGGAACGTCTACCAACGACATGGACCGGCTTGTTCAAATTCGCCGCGCCCGCGACTTCGAAAAATTGGCCGAAGAGGCGGAGCATTGAGCTGTCCGCGGCTGCTGTGTCGACCAGCCAAATCGTCGCCTCTTATTCCCGTGCAGGCCTTCAATGCGAAATCATCCAAGGCCGGCTGGTCGGGAAGCTTTTTGAACCGTCTTTGCCGCGCGCGGTGAAACGCGAGAATGTCTTGCTACCGCCGGAACAGCAACTGCAACCCTTGCCGTGCCGGTCTGCCTGTTCGGCTTTGAATTGAGCAGACGTTCGCGGTGCATGCGCGTTCTTTTCGTTGGTCGCATGGGCGACGCGCCGCTCCGAGGACAGGCCGGAAAAATGCGGCGCCGTGAGAATGACCCTCTGCGCCAGGGCGCCGCAATCGGGGCAAGCCTGCGGGAGATCGTATTCGGCCATCGGCCGCATGTCCGTGAAAGGACCGCAACTGGTGCAGAGATAATCGTAGATGGGCATGGTTTCACTCTCATCTCATTCCGTCTCATCCTGAGGAGCGCACCGAGAGGTGCGCGTCTCGAAGGATGAGGCGGATGTGGGCTACTTGTCCGGCGACATCGGAATATCGACACCGCCCTTGATGTGCTTGATCGGTCCGGCGGCGCTCGGCATGACATCGAAATCGAAAATGTCGGTCGGCAACCACAAGGTGGCGCAGGCATTCGGAATATCGACGACGCCCGAGATATGACCCTGCACCGGCGCGGTACCAAGGATGGCGTAGGCCTGCGCCTTCGAGTAGCCGAACTTGGTCAGATATTCGATCGCGTTCAGGCAGGCCTGCCGATAGGCGATATGCACGTCGAGATAATGTTGCTTGCCCCATTCATCGACCGAGATGCCTTCGAAGATCAGATAATCGTTGTAGGTCGGCGTGATCGGCGACGGCTTGAAGATCGGATTCTTGATGCCGTATTTCGAAACACCATCCTTGATCAGCTCGACCTTCAGATGCA
The genomic region above belongs to Pseudorhodoplanes sinuspersici and contains:
- a CDS encoding sigma-54-dependent transcriptional regulator, with the translated sequence MSECILVVDDDPVQRRLLENMVRKFGYDAIVAEGGEEAARILNGDTRVDGMILDLVMPDLDGLGLLARMRSEGISIPVIVQTAHGGIDNVISAMRAGAADFVVKPASPERLQVSLKNALNTSALAGELQRIKRSQSGTLSFRDIVTRSPAMSAVINQAQKAATSTIPVLIEGESGVGKELIARAIHGSGDRRAKPFVAVNCGAIPDNLVESILFGHERGAFTGATEKHVGKFAEANGGTLFLDEVGELPPAAQVKLLRALQEGEIEPVGARRSLPVDVRVISATNRNLLADVRSGRFREDLFYRLHVFPISVPPLRQHAEDIPDLVRHFLARFCAEEGKTIKTVTGDAMALLRGLRWPGNVRQLENAVFRAVVLADGDEIGLHEFPQLAGRDADSGSSASLVPADAHQHAAEDLVIEALPAFHPDHLPLLQGEHLRPLDELEADIIRYAIAHYRGQMSEVARRLRIGRSTLYRKLEGLGLSDPEKPKSPDPVAAE
- a CDS encoding tetratricopeptide repeat protein, encoding MNRKERRAAQKRGSPTASPMAATLASAFRAHQAGHRADAERLYRDVLMTEPGNAAALHLLGALLHQSGRTREGLSLIGQAVAIEPLNADYQYNFGLILASAGRLDEAASHLQKALVLNPKYAAAHFELGRLHAQGARWPEAAASFRQALTLKPNDAATLNNLGMVLREQGQLAEATTLWQRAISAASSYPLAHMNLGLAYQAQGKADDAIASLNRALELAPGNAEVTHNLAVALLNHGQHEQALQTIMRSLDKSASAELRALFVTCLTTMPRVPAEDRIRNLAARALVEGWSRPDQLASIATTILKNNPIMSRAVALVNQHWPRPVPVQEMLGPGGLAVIAQDELLAALLQSAPVADIELERVLAGLRFALLADARQSDGIASAEKVVRLSAALAQQCFLNGYVWVQSEDEANHVRELQKAVTAALENKQPVAPQWLTSIAAYVPLHALPIAGQLSKQTVGEPLTLLLDRQIKEPAEEAALRPSIQIIAKPSDTKTSDAPDDTPAPRWTAVTPQRPISVEAYLRRGFPDADVRTSDKNEPFDILIADCGTGQSAIEMAARHAGSNMLAIDPNAANLAYAARQARRLGQSAIGFAVCDDLSSVKQSFDVIDATGAMSKAANAEQTLVMLTSLLRTGGFMRVGIQGENLRRAIKSGQDFVRSGNYQSDQDGIRLLRQNILKLSEGHPARILSQRVEFYTTATCRDLLFRLQEPTVTLANAAMLLTKAGLAVIGFDIDTRIGDRYRARFPQDPRMTNFANWQSLESGEPDMAAMSYNVWVQKISS
- a CDS encoding type II toxin-antitoxin system RelE/ParE family toxin, with the translated sequence MADTAFDVRVTEEYRKWYAGIRDIEARARIRTRLRRLSLGNPGQTRPVGEGVSELKIDYGPGYRIYYVKRGKVIYLLLFGGTKKTQQNDIRTALELARLLKE
- a CDS encoding FmdB family zinc ribbon protein; amino-acid sequence: MPIYDYLCTSCGPFTDMRPMAEYDLPQACPDCGALAQRVILTAPHFSGLSSERRVAHATNEKNAHAPRTSAQFKAEQADRHGKGCSCCSGGSKTFSRFTARGKDGSKSFPTSRPWMISH
- a CDS encoding HdeD family acid-resistance protein; protein product: MTSMHAPTGPASPLNNVLMLRALADNWWLLLLRGIAAIVFGVLAFFWPGITLLTLVLFWGAYALVDGVLALWAALSGRLPSMTSMTVGPRWWLGIVGIAGIAAGILTFAWPGITAVILLMFVAAWAIVTGVMEIWGAVKLRKEIEGEWLLILAGLLSVAFGLILIVQPGAGALALVWLIAWFAVLFGAVNIALAFRLRQHHAPA
- a CDS encoding L,D-transpeptidase family protein; this encodes MRGPLLDRILASTALALVLGMSVPALSQSVDPEETARVESRIPVPDTTLPPPPDATDVMSPMPANTGTVDAAPAAETSSEPANQAATPAPVAEPAAPSTATAPAATPAAPTASAPEAAPAKTADVDPAFADKLRDLLTAKTASRYFARPAERAAAEAFYKDRNYAPIWTDGQAPSARGAAAISYLQNVDADGMEPADYPTPDFKTGDSDALAEAELRLTGEVLEYARHAAIGRVHYSRISNDIGFELNTPEPADVLAKIAGTDNLSQALDSYQPQHPQYKALKAKLAEARGKAAAPAEEIVRIPEGGKFKVGAEDPRVPLLRKRLKMSDDETSLVYDKDVVDAVKKFQQGAGLSTDGIAGPATLRALNGVQKRERTADIIAANMERWRWMPHDLGKNYVMLNIPEYRVRLFKDQKLYWDTKVVVGKPTQATPLMTGSMRFITVNPTWNVPPSIIAKEYLPAVRQDPTVLDRMGLRMEQNRDGTVRIYQPPGDRNALGRIRFNFPNKFLVYQHDTPDKHLFAHERRAYSHGCMRVENPLMYGEKLLSIVAPNEKYTAEKLRSMYGPSEININFPTQLPVHLTYQTAFVDDAGNLQIRDDIYNLDKRYLAIVRGDERRVADIATPRAPTGTNISQDQLRFEGVREAREMSPFADWFQSRQASNNPNDRRRGAQMNGPQDFFSRLFR
- a CDS encoding addiction module antidote protein, whose product is MALKTYPWDPVDELTSEKEIQAYLAAALEDGDPALVVAVIGDIARARGMGKVAKDVGVSREALYKSLSPSGNPGFITMMKVAEAVGLKFTVQPAKRRRRSTPALRAKKTTAPKRRRLKAG
- a CDS encoding DUF1236 domain-containing protein; translation: MKSILLAGVAAIAIVAAPLANAQTVGVGVGPVGAGIDFSPEQRTIVREYVKRERPVTFREQVTVGTTLPEDVEIRSAPADWGPSASKYRYVYSGDRVYFVEPDSRRVVHILD
- a CDS encoding DUF882 domain-containing protein, producing MPVGNARKARVLTAIRVSQRLALASALTIISANNLNTAVANGDTRTITMHHTHRGDDITVTFKRNGRYDDEALKKLNYFLRDWRTDDVTTMDPQLFDAVWEVAREFGPDKQINIISSYRSPRTNEMLRGRSASSGVARHSLHMQGKAMDFFIPGVPLDKIREAGLRLQRGGVGFYPTSGSPFVHMDVGNVRHWPRMTRDQLVRVFPNGRTVHLPTDGKPLAGFALAQADIERRASSPSAYEAARIASADSKKPNTLTRLFSSLGKKEPADGTPAAAAKPTQIAAAGTRDNLFAGMDTAAPLPAPAPVGVAASAPVPMPKSRPAAADRRMVAAAHPVAEPAEVSGTYTLAAASTPNDIILSRGYWHGLPETPDENSALRRRGPELASADHSTGSIGPFAAPPGYGEGKLRHASLSYASQTEPEMEPAPQRAKSAAIPRAAAIAANTTIASKAGPNAPTEVQSAPAMVTDAREIEQRRWDGPWMRALIMTPSVEHFMNTTLYGSQDFLSLRPMLQKPTEMVLMAFAPEPNSNLTHVRFEGRAIEFIATATFTPRTTAFR